In the genome of Persephonella sp. KM09-Lau-8, one region contains:
- a CDS encoding YbhB/YbcL family Raf kinase inhibitor-like protein gives MILVKTSSFGEGDIIPSAYTCDGADISPELKWGNFPPETQSFVVIMDDPDAPLGTFTHWIVYDIPPDINFLPENFPKEPQIDGIKQGINDFGRIGYGGPCPPPGKPHRYFFKVFALDIPTLELPPGATRQEVQLIMTGRVIDEGYVMGLYGR, from the coding sequence ATGATTCTTGTTAAGACTTCATCTTTTGGAGAAGGAGATATTATACCTTCTGCTTATACATGTGATGGGGCAGATATATCTCCAGAGCTAAAATGGGGAAATTTTCCACCGGAAACTCAAAGTTTTGTTGTTATCATGGACGACCCAGATGCACCCCTTGGCACTTTCACCCACTGGATAGTTTATGATATTCCTCCTGATATAAATTTTCTTCCGGAAAATTTTCCTAAAGAGCCTCAGATAGATGGTATAAAGCAGGGTATAAATGATTTTGGCAGAATAGGATATGGAGGACCCTGCCCACCTCCAGGAAAACCTCACAGATATTTTTTCAAGGTTTTTGCACTGGATATTCCAACTCTTGAGCTTCCACCAGGAGCAACAAGACAGGAAGTCCAGCTTATTATGACAGGACGGGTTATTGATGAGGGATATGTTATGGGTTTATACGGCCGTTAG
- a CDS encoding prepilin-type N-terminal cleavage/methylation domain-containing protein: MKRTSQKGFTLVELAIVLVIIGIILGAVLKGQELINNAKAKRVQNDMRGLEAVVWTFYDRYGRFPGDCNSDGVIDAITNNGTGGLDNNPAKGLCSGVAYDGDRDRPWAELRAAYLVNDIDNRKLSLTALGGRFFIGRAYAGSGTQFRSAIAVADIPCFAAKMIDVSIDGEADAGVGRVRELTGAYTARNASDPNWGTTCTDEHNTVDLVFFFDKLP, encoded by the coding sequence ATGAAAAGAACCTCACAAAAGGGTTTTACCCTTGTGGAACTTGCTATTGTTCTTGTAATTATTGGAATTATTCTTGGGGCAGTACTGAAGGGACAGGAATTAATAAATAACGCAAAAGCGAAAAGAGTTCAAAATGATATGAGAGGATTAGAAGCTGTTGTATGGACATTTTATGATAGATATGGTAGATTTCCCGGAGATTGTAATAGTGATGGTGTAATAGATGCCATTACTAATAATGGAACAGGAGGACTTGATAATAACCCAGCAAAAGGTTTATGTTCAGGTGTTGCTTATGATGGAGATAGAGATAGACCATGGGCAGAATTAAGAGCTGCATATCTTGTAAATGATATAGACAATAGAAAACTTTCTCTAACAGCTTTAGGAGGTAGATTTTTCATAGGTAGAGCTTATGCGGGAAGTGGAACACAGTTTAGAAGTGCTATAGCTGTCGCTGATATTCCATGTTTTGCTGCAAAAATGATAGATGTGTCCATAGATGGAGAAGCTGATGCAGGGGTGGGAAGAGTAAGAGAGTTAACCGGAGCTTATACAGCCCGCAATGCTTCTGACCCAAATTGGGGAACAACATGCACTGATGAGCATAATACTGTAGACCTTGTATTCTTCTTTGACAAGCTTCCATAA
- the gmhB gene encoding D-glycero-beta-D-manno-heptose 1,7-bisphosphate 7-phosphatase produces the protein MKNKAVFLDRDGVINEDFGYVHKIENFHIYPEVFPALRKLQEAGYKLLVVTNQSGIAVGYYTEEDFLKLTEYMLKVFEKEGIKIDKVYYCPHHPEGIIPELTMKCDCRKPESGMIRQGIQEFNIDPSASFLIGDKETDIKAAHKEGIKAALVKTGQGTKYVENTEADYIGENILDVVENFILKEAKV, from the coding sequence TTGAAAAACAAAGCAGTTTTCCTTGATAGAGATGGAGTGATTAATGAGGATTTTGGGTATGTCCATAAAATAGAAAATTTTCATATCTATCCTGAAGTTTTTCCGGCTTTAAGAAAATTACAGGAAGCAGGTTATAAACTTCTTGTGGTAACAAACCAGTCCGGTATTGCAGTAGGATATTACACAGAAGAAGATTTTTTAAAACTTACAGAATATATGCTAAAAGTCTTTGAAAAAGAAGGAATAAAGATAGATAAGGTATATTACTGCCCACACCATCCAGAAGGAATAATTCCTGAACTCACAATGAAATGTGATTGTAGAAAACCCGAAAGCGGGATGATAAGACAGGGGATACAGGAGTTTAATATAGACCCGTCTGCCTCATTTTTAATAGGAGATAAAGAAACTGATATAAAAGCTGCACACAAAGAAGGTATAAAAGCTGCTCTGGTAAAAACAGGACAAGGAACGAAATATGTTGAAAACACAGAGGCAGATTATATAGGGGAAAATATACTTGATGTTGTAGAAAATTTTATTCTGAAAGAAGCTAAAGTTTGA
- a CDS encoding GspE/PulE family protein, with translation MQRKPLGQLLKELGYITEEQIQVALEVQQVVGGLFGEILQKLSFVSPREVAEAIAHQSGKPYIDLSQYPPSREALRLIDKNLAKQFQVIPFKVEGNKLYLAMTNPYDLNAIDIVRRVTGKEIEIYVADTETLLKTIEIQYFLLEKPVDEEIKELIERAKAGGLGTEVPHFVELILNNAIIDRATDIHISPEDLASHVFFRIDGIMKHYYAIPKEIHNPIVSRIKVLAGMDIAEQRLPQDGSFSHTFFDEEYDLRVSTVPTAYGENVVIRVLGKNISLFNLKNLGFEENVLKELEKQFMKPQGIVLVTGPTGSGKTTTLYAALRKINALNRNILTVEDPIEYKFPFIKQTQVNEKAGYTFARAIRHFLRQDPDVILVGEIRDEETAEMAMRASITGHLVLSTLHTNDAVSAIPRLIDMKIKDYMVGSGVSAITAQRLVRKICPFCKEEKTIKVSELEEYGFELDSIKKIAKVENPEDEIKIYYGKGCEHCKNTGYLGRTVIAELLIIDPDIADLIVKGETPLKIMEKAREKGMLTIKEDGLIKVLKGITTPEEVRRVVG, from the coding sequence ATGCAGCGTAAACCACTTGGCCAGCTCCTGAAGGAGCTGGGTTATATAACAGAAGAGCAGATACAGGTAGCCCTTGAGGTTCAACAAGTTGTAGGAGGGCTTTTTGGGGAAATTCTCCAGAAGCTCTCCTTTGTATCCCCAAGGGAAGTAGCAGAGGCTATTGCTCACCAGTCTGGAAAACCTTATATTGACCTGTCACAATACCCACCTTCCAGAGAAGCCCTCAGACTAATAGACAAAAATCTGGCAAAACAGTTTCAGGTTATACCTTTTAAGGTAGAAGGCAACAAATTATATCTTGCAATGACAAACCCCTATGACCTTAATGCCATTGATATAGTCCGAAGAGTTACAGGCAAAGAGATAGAAATTTACGTAGCTGATACAGAAACACTCCTGAAAACAATTGAAATTCAATACTTTTTACTGGAAAAACCTGTTGATGAGGAAATAAAAGAGCTTATAGAAAGGGCAAAAGCAGGGGGACTTGGAACAGAAGTTCCACATTTTGTAGAGCTTATTTTGAATAATGCCATTATAGATCGAGCAACAGATATACATATATCCCCTGAGGATCTGGCATCACATGTATTTTTCAGAATAGATGGTATTATGAAACATTACTATGCTATCCCTAAAGAAATACATAATCCTATTGTATCCCGCATAAAAGTCCTTGCAGGAATGGATATAGCAGAACAAAGACTTCCCCAGGATGGTTCTTTTTCCCATACATTTTTTGATGAAGAATATGACCTCAGGGTATCAACAGTGCCCACTGCTTATGGTGAAAATGTAGTCATCAGAGTTTTAGGTAAAAATATCTCCCTGTTTAATCTAAAAAATCTGGGATTTGAGGAAAATGTTCTAAAAGAATTAGAAAAACAATTTATGAAACCACAGGGAATAGTCCTTGTTACAGGTCCCACAGGCTCAGGTAAAACAACAACCCTTTATGCTGCCCTCAGGAAAATAAATGCCCTTAATAGAAATATACTTACCGTAGAAGATCCAATCGAGTATAAATTCCCATTTATAAAACAGACACAGGTTAATGAAAAAGCTGGATACACATTTGCCCGTGCAATCAGGCACTTCCTAAGACAAGACCCTGACGTTATTCTGGTAGGCGAGATCAGGGATGAAGAAACTGCTGAAATGGCAATGAGAGCCTCAATAACAGGTCATCTCGTCCTATCTACACTCCATACAAATGATGCAGTAAGTGCTATACCCCGTTTAATTGATATGAAAATCAAAGACTATATGGTTGGTTCTGGTGTATCTGCAATAACAGCACAAAGATTGGTAAGGAAAATCTGTCCATTCTGCAAAGAAGAAAAAACAATAAAAGTTTCAGAGCTTGAGGAATATGGATTTGAATTGGACTCAATTAAAAAGATAGCAAAAGTGGAAAACCCTGAAGATGAGATAAAAATTTACTATGGAAAAGGATGTGAGCACTGTAAAAACACAGGATATTTAGGTAGGACTGTTATTGCAGAGCTGTTAATTATTGATCCTGATATAGCCGATTTAATTGTAAAAGGGGAAACTCCGCTGAAAATTATGGAAAAGGCCAGAGAAAAAGGAATGCTAACTATCAAAGAAGATGGTCTTATAAAAGTTCTAAAAGGAATAACCACCCCTGAGGAAGTCAGGAGAGTTGTTGGGTAA
- a CDS encoding secretin and TonB N-terminal domain-containing protein has protein sequence MDKISKVILGLSSAIFIGGCYHQQSSQEIDYAKPTLTQKPASIEEKKPVKRYIPPPPVIKKPKIQKISPLEGKYFSFSADNAPLRTVLYAISKDTGMNLAISPDVDLTKIISANFNNTPAETALQIITSLAGVYYEIKGNVIYIKATTTKVFHLPYVHTNSKYKADLGGDVLGTSGSTTGGTSTTGTGGTSVTSPAVANLKGDFSLKYENPQDINNYYKEIEDTVKKILQLDNQQTLNQEYNPNSYTLNRFTGTLIVTATRDKMGQIENFVKTLKRETQKQVLIEAKIIEVTLSKEFRYGIDWNLLMRDFLGTGASVGIVQSLALGNSYGQVLITGKDFQSVINALERTGNIETLSNPRIRVLNGQTALISSGIIVPFWEKEINTVTGNATTQEITYTRSNVLDGVLLGVTPYIEDDQIMMNIVPVSTRIQDIRQLVDNGQVVAEAPVLNIKEAGTIVRVKDGDLIIIGGLIGTEKRKIESKIPGLGDLPGIGALFKRQETLRLKKELIIFLRPRIIKVH, from the coding sequence ATGGATAAAATTTCTAAGGTAATTCTGGGATTATCTTCAGCTATTTTTATAGGTGGTTGTTATCATCAGCAAAGCAGTCAGGAAATAGATTATGCAAAACCTACATTGACCCAAAAACCTGCCAGCATAGAGGAGAAAAAGCCTGTAAAAAGATATATACCCCCTCCACCTGTTATAAAAAAGCCAAAGATTCAAAAAATATCCCCATTAGAGGGTAAATATTTCTCTTTTAGTGCTGACAATGCACCTTTAAGAACTGTATTATATGCAATATCCAAAGATACAGGGATGAATCTAGCAATATCGCCAGATGTTGATTTAACCAAAATAATTTCTGCAAATTTCAACAACACTCCAGCTGAAACAGCACTTCAGATAATAACTTCTCTTGCAGGAGTTTATTACGAGATAAAAGGTAATGTTATTTATATAAAAGCAACAACTACAAAAGTTTTCCATCTGCCTTATGTTCATACAAATTCAAAATATAAAGCTGACCTTGGTGGTGATGTCCTTGGAACTTCAGGAAGCACAACAGGTGGAACATCAACTACAGGAACAGGCGGAACATCCGTAACTTCACCTGCAGTGGCAAACCTGAAAGGAGATTTTTCTCTTAAATATGAAAATCCACAGGATATAAATAATTACTATAAAGAGATTGAAGATACAGTTAAAAAAATTCTACAGCTTGATAATCAGCAAACCTTGAATCAGGAATATAATCCAAACAGCTACACACTTAATAGATTTACTGGAACTCTTATAGTAACAGCTACACGGGATAAAATGGGGCAGATTGAAAATTTTGTCAAAACATTGAAAAGAGAAACTCAAAAACAGGTCTTAATTGAAGCGAAAATAATTGAGGTTACTCTGAGTAAAGAATTTAGATACGGTATTGACTGGAATTTGCTTATGAGGGATTTTCTGGGAACTGGTGCTTCAGTTGGGATTGTCCAGAGTTTAGCACTTGGAAACAGCTATGGTCAGGTTCTTATAACAGGAAAAGATTTTCAATCGGTAATTAATGCCCTTGAAAGAACCGGCAATATTGAGACTTTATCCAATCCCAGAATAAGAGTTTTAAACGGTCAGACAGCTTTAATATCTTCCGGAATTATAGTTCCCTTCTGGGAAAAAGAAATAAACACAGTGACAGGAAACGCCACAACTCAAGAAATCACATATACAAGGTCAAATGTCCTTGATGGGGTTTTACTGGGAGTGACTCCTTATATAGAAGATGATCAAATAATGATGAATATTGTGCCTGTTTCAACCAGAATTCAGGACATCCGTCAACTTGTTGATAACGGACAGGTAGTAGCAGAAGCACCTGTGCTTAATATAAAAGAAGCTGGGACTATAGTAAGGGTAAAGGATGGAGACCTGATAATTATCGGAGGATTAATAGGCACTGAAAAAAGAAAAATAGAAAGCAAAATCCCTGGACTGGGAGATTTACCGGGAATAGGTGCATTGTTCAAAAGACAGGAAACTTTAAGACTTAAAAAAGAACTTATAATTTTCTTAAGACCTCGCATTATAAAGGTGCATTAG
- a CDS encoding RNA methyltransferase, with amino-acid sequence MFITEKRLEKIRKVLQKRQKDLQVFSDNVKNQHNFSAILRTCDAVGVLYLYYRFLGEGELINEEITMGSHKWVIHQEVEDIDTFFKNKKEEGFQIVATYLSDKSIHFREVDYTKPTLIVVGNEIHGVSEEVLKYADHNIIIPMYGMAQSLNVSVATGVILYEAQRQREERGFYEKQSLSDEEIESIIKKWATEDVIRYKKQESAIRHIKKSD; translated from the coding sequence ATGTTTATAACTGAAAAACGTCTGGAGAAAATTAGAAAAGTTCTGCAAAAAAGGCAGAAAGACCTGCAGGTTTTTTCTGATAATGTAAAAAATCAGCATAATTTCTCTGCAATTTTAAGAACATGTGATGCTGTTGGAGTTTTGTATCTGTATTACAGGTTTTTAGGAGAAGGAGAACTTATAAATGAAGAAATAACAATGGGTTCTCACAAATGGGTAATCCATCAAGAAGTTGAGGATATTGATACATTTTTTAAAAATAAAAAAGAAGAAGGATTTCAGATTGTTGCCACATATTTATCAGACAAAAGTATTCATTTCAGGGAAGTAGATTATACAAAGCCTACATTGATTGTTGTCGGAAATGAAATACACGGAGTAAGCGAAGAAGTTCTAAAATATGCAGACCACAATATAATAATACCAATGTATGGAATGGCACAGAGTTTAAATGTATCAGTTGCCACCGGAGTAATTCTTTATGAAGCTCAAAGGCAAAGGGAAGAGAGAGGATTTTATGAAAAACAATCATTATCCGATGAGGAAATAGAATCAATAATAAAAAAATGGGCTACTGAGGATGTTATCAGATACAAAAAACAAGAAAGTGCCATAAGGCATATCAAAAAATCTGATTGA
- a CDS encoding prepilin-type N-terminal cleavage/methylation domain-containing protein, producing MRNRGFTLIELAMVLIIIGLLLGIGITAFGILVKRAKVQSTKEIINAAADALISYAGSAEKLPGTDTKFQSIVRNSKDSFNKDIKFFVDADLTTNDKYVCRKNQTNLTVKICKDSSCSSYIDVQNVAFLLVSGSENYNIQTGDGNLHPEPHVITISTPTDIYVYEYGVGDVDKFPSDIDRPEKYDDIVKWITLPELQTKAQCKYKITILNNELPYGYENSSYNAKLYADGGIPFRVDNDGDGKNDYEWCFEGDLPAGLTIDCAGPLTKSTNCLNTDGSINTSATWNQCTSPKITGTISTGTAGSYNLKFYVHDSENNIAEKTLVLTVNPQSSSSGGGAAPPGSQVSFADNLSEFQQAGDNKGITVDNDSKVIYFGNGQNHTASCFWYPNTYDLSNYKVIRAFFFFRFPYQERSDSSRNYADGFTFTIRNSPWTKDCGNDGGGLGYSGLDKSSVATEIDTYPNTSLKDPYKWVWFSFKGYNHLSIDFNGSVTHDDNLTSKCLSSGCFYKNDDPTWLEDNQKHSYRLEIHTKCNNSCQECGNNGNYILIKAWIDCRNCDDLRQDFSEDPLVTRCVKKQQVNLQEVKFGFTEGTGGATQTVEISYFGIRFE from the coding sequence ATGAGAAACAGAGGTTTTACTCTTATTGAACTGGCAATGGTTCTGATTATAATCGGGCTTCTTTTGGGTATTGGGATTACAGCTTTTGGAATTTTAGTCAAAAGAGCAAAGGTTCAATCAACAAAAGAAATAATTAATGCTGCTGCTGATGCCCTTATCTCTTATGCCGGCTCAGCAGAGAAATTGCCGGGAACTGATACGAAGTTCCAAAGTATAGTAAGAAACTCAAAAGATAGCTTTAATAAAGATATAAAATTCTTTGTTGATGCCGATCTTACAACCAATGATAAATATGTCTGCAGAAAAAATCAGACAAATCTTACAGTAAAAATATGTAAAGATTCTTCCTGTTCATCATACATAGATGTTCAAAATGTAGCATTTTTGCTTGTAAGCGGTTCTGAAAACTACAATATCCAAACCGGCGATGGAAACCTTCATCCCGAACCCCATGTAATAACTATCTCTACACCTACAGATATTTATGTTTATGAATATGGAGTTGGAGATGTGGATAAGTTTCCATCTGATATTGATAGACCTGAGAAATATGATGACATTGTTAAATGGATAACCCTCCCTGAACTTCAGACGAAAGCCCAGTGTAAATACAAAATTACTATTCTAAATAACGAACTTCCTTACGGATATGAAAATTCATCTTATAATGCAAAATTATATGCAGATGGGGGAATTCCTTTTAGAGTTGATAATGATGGAGATGGTAAAAATGACTATGAATGGTGCTTTGAAGGAGATTTACCCGCAGGATTAACTATTGATTGTGCTGGTCCACTTACCAAATCCACAAATTGCCTAAACACTGATGGTTCTATTAATACATCTGCAACATGGAATCAATGCACATCTCCTAAAATTACAGGAACAATATCAACTGGAACAGCTGGCAGCTACAACCTGAAATTTTATGTCCATGATTCAGAAAATAACATAGCAGAAAAAACACTGGTTCTTACTGTAAATCCCCAATCTTCCTCTTCTGGTGGAGGAGCTGCTCCTCCTGGCTCTCAGGTGAGCTTTGCAGATAATCTTTCAGAATTTCAACAAGCAGGGGATAACAAGGGTATAACCGTAGATAACGATAGTAAAGTCATTTATTTTGGTAATGGCCAGAATCATACAGCAAGCTGTTTTTGGTATCCAAATACTTATGATTTGTCCAATTACAAGGTGATAAGAGCTTTTTTTTTCTTTAGATTTCCTTATCAGGAAAGATCAGATTCAAGTAGGAATTATGCCGATGGTTTTACATTTACCATACGAAATTCACCATGGACAAAAGATTGTGGAAATGATGGTGGAGGGCTCGGATATAGTGGTTTGGATAAATCAAGTGTAGCTACAGAGATAGATACATATCCGAATACAAGTCTTAAAGACCCATATAAATGGGTATGGTTTAGTTTTAAAGGATATAATCACCTCTCTATAGATTTTAACGGAAGTGTAACCCATGATGATAACCTGACCTCCAAATGCCTATCTTCTGGATGTTTTTATAAAAATGACGATCCTACATGGTTAGAAGATAATCAGAAACATTCTTATAGATTAGAGATACATACAAAATGCAACAATAGCTGTCAAGAATGTGGGAATAATGGGAACTATATACTGATAAAAGCATGGATTGATTGTAGAAATTGTGATGATTTAAGACAGGATTTTTCGGAAGATCCTCTTGTTACAAGATGTGTAAAAAAACAACAGGTAAACCTCCAAGAAGTTAAATTTGGATTTACCGAAGGAACCGGTGGTGCAACACAGACAGTTGAGATTTCCTATTTTGGAATCAGGTTCGAGTAG
- a CDS encoding TldD/PmbA family protein translates to MKNFIREIAPYLLTRLMSNGGEFGEIFYERTYSTILKYEDNRLSKAVEGIDEGVGIRLIKNGKTHYGYTSEINKENLELLVSTINSHEGEGKVKVGIEHLIGYSPAKIDPEDYFLKRKKEILLTANDIVRSYDPHIKQAGITLKDTKREILIINTDGDIVEDTQIRVALYVEAIASDGKTLYRGYESAGGAIGYEFFQGDTINIIDYVASKAAHRAVLGLNAKPAPLGSMPVIISSEAGGTMIHEAVGHGLEADLAEKGMSVYAGKIGEKVASEKITVIDDGTIEGKMGSFNFDDEGIPAQRTVLIENGILKGFMYDRLTAMQTGKNSTGNGRRDTYRNIPIVRMRNTFIAPGQDNPHDFIKDTKKGLYVVKMGGGQVNTVNGDFMFEIIEGYMIENGEITYPIKGAALMGNGPKAMQDVEAVGYDIGWAIGTCGKNGQAAPVGDAQPTIKIKSLIVGGNS, encoded by the coding sequence ATGAAAAACTTTATCCGTGAGATAGCACCTTATCTACTCACAAGGCTTATGTCAAATGGTGGAGAGTTTGGAGAGATATTTTATGAAAGAACATACTCCACCATTCTGAAATATGAAGATAACAGGCTCAGCAAAGCAGTTGAAGGAATAGATGAAGGGGTAGGAATAAGATTAATCAAAAATGGGAAAACCCATTATGGATACACCTCAGAAATAAATAAAGAAAATCTTGAGTTATTAGTCAGCACAATTAACTCCCATGAAGGTGAAGGAAAAGTAAAAGTAGGCATTGAACATCTTATTGGATATTCCCCTGCAAAAATAGACCCAGAAGATTACTTTTTGAAAAGGAAAAAAGAGATACTTCTCACAGCAAACGATATAGTAAGAAGTTATGACCCTCATATAAAACAAGCAGGAATTACCCTAAAGGATACAAAACGGGAAATCCTTATCATAAATACAGACGGGGATATAGTTGAAGATACCCAGATAAGAGTTGCCCTATATGTAGAGGCTATAGCATCCGACGGCAAAACTCTATATAGAGGATACGAGTCTGCCGGTGGTGCCATAGGATATGAGTTTTTTCAGGGAGATACCATTAACATAATTGATTATGTAGCCTCAAAAGCAGCCCACAGGGCAGTTTTAGGACTTAATGCAAAACCTGCTCCCCTTGGAAGTATGCCGGTTATTATTTCATCCGAAGCCGGTGGAACAATGATACATGAGGCTGTAGGTCATGGTCTTGAGGCTGACCTTGCAGAAAAAGGGATGTCCGTTTATGCAGGAAAAATCGGAGAAAAAGTAGCCTCAGAAAAAATAACTGTTATAGATGATGGAACTATAGAAGGAAAAATGGGTAGCTTTAATTTTGATGATGAAGGGATTCCAGCCCAGAGAACAGTTTTGATTGAAAATGGTATTTTAAAGGGCTTTATGTATGATAGATTAACTGCAATGCAAACAGGAAAAAACTCAACAGGAAACGGAAGGAGAGATACATACCGAAACATTCCAATTGTAAGAATGAGGAATACCTTTATAGCCCCTGGTCAAGACAACCCCCATGATTTTATAAAGGATACCAAAAAGGGATTATATGTTGTAAAAATGGGTGGTGGGCAAGTTAACACCGTTAACGGAGATTTTATGTTTGAAATAATTGAAGGATATATGATAGAAAATGGAGAAATTACATATCCGATTAAAGGAGCTGCCCTTATGGGAAATGGCCCTAAAGCCATGCAGGATGTTGAGGCTGTTGGATACGATATAGGCTGGGCAATTGGAACATGCGGGAAAAACGGACAGGCAGCTCCCGTTGGCGATGCCCAACCAACAATAAAAATAAAATCACTTATAGTGGGAGGAAACTCTTGA
- a CDS encoding tetratricopeptide repeat protein: MSLILDTLNKMKEGGNKKPVPPSISKKKKKNNNNKKRYIILASLIIFLSTVMTFLVVFQDRFIYENKSEFFQIVENKANKNVQVSKPIVENPEILEREQKNEPNYEKTIKNPDESSEKTETLKIKSKPQENPEKLKTKKIAKNERPNKKADKNFLFSTYISQANQYIDQKNYEKALIYLEKAYRLSPSEKILKNIILLKLETGRASDIQNYLNRIKNKEFLSEILIGLIDTGNTQIVHDYLTKNLKNDTSGYLYYVAGYLYEKEGKYKEALKYYKTAYKLNRKDPYIAYAYARILELNGEYTKALNVYKSINLSKITDNNLREVVAERIRLLGEP, from the coding sequence ATGAGTCTGATACTGGATACCTTAAACAAAATGAAAGAAGGAGGTAATAAAAAGCCTGTTCCTCCTTCCATTTCTAAAAAGAAGAAAAAAAACAATAACAATAAAAAAAGATACATAATTTTAGCCAGTTTAATCATATTTTTATCTACAGTTATGACATTTCTGGTGGTATTTCAGGATAGATTTATTTATGAAAATAAATCTGAATTTTTCCAGATAGTAGAAAATAAAGCTAATAAAAATGTTCAGGTTTCAAAACCTATTGTAGAAAACCCTGAGATTCTTGAAAGAGAACAAAAAAATGAGCCTAATTATGAAAAAACAATAAAAAATCCAGATGAAAGTTCTGAAAAAACAGAAACCTTAAAAATAAAGTCAAAACCTCAAGAGAACCCAGAAAAACTAAAAACCAAAAAAATAGCAAAAAATGAAAGACCAAATAAAAAGGCAGATAAAAACTTTTTATTCTCTACCTATATATCACAGGCCAATCAGTATATAGACCAGAAAAATTATGAAAAAGCTCTAATCTATTTAGAAAAAGCATACAGGTTATCACCTTCAGAAAAGATTTTAAAAAACATAATTCTCTTAAAATTAGAAACAGGAAGAGCTTCGGATATTCAAAATTATTTAAACAGAATAAAAAACAAAGAATTTTTGTCAGAAATTCTAATAGGACTGATAGATACAGGTAATACACAAATCGTTCATGATTATCTCACAAAAAACCTGAAAAATGATACATCAGGTTACCTTTACTATGTTGCAGGATATCTTTATGAAAAGGAGGGAAAGTATAAAGAAGCATTAAAATATTATAAAACTGCATATAAACTGAATAGGAAAGACCCATATATAGCCTATGCCTATGCAAGAATACTTGAATTAAACGGGGAGTATACAAAAGCTTTGAACGTATATAAAAGCATAAATTTATCAAAAATAACCGATAATAATTTGCGGGAGGTGGTGGCGGAGAGAATTAGACTATTAGGAGAGCCCTGA